The stretch of DNA GAAGCCCAGCACCTCGGCCGACGCGTGCGAGTCGAGGTTGCCGGTCGGCTCGTCGGCGAAGACGACGGCCGGACGGGACACCAGCGCGCGTGCGCACGCGACGCGCTGCTGCTGCCCGCCGGACAGCTCGGCCGGCTTGTGGGTCAGCCTGTCCCGCAGGCCGACGGCGTCCACGACCTCGTCGAACAGGCCGCGGTCGACCGGCCGCCGCGCGATGTCCAGCGGGAGCGTGATGTTCTCGGCCGCCGTCAGGGTCGGCACCAGGTTGAACGCCTGGAAGATGAAGCCCACCCGGTCCCGCCGCAGCTTGGTCAGCCGGCGCTCGGACATCGCCGAGACGTCCTGCCCGTCCACGACCACCGTGCCGGAGGTCGGCCGGTCGAGGCCGGCGAGGCAGTGCATCAGCGTCGACTTGCCCGATCCGGACGGCCCCATGATCGCGGTGAGCTCGCCACGGCCCAGGTCGACGTCGATGCCGCGCAGGGCGTGCACCTCGGTGGACCCCGATCCGTAGACCTTGGTCAGTGCGCGGGCGGAGGCGATGGCGTCGGTGGCCGGTGCGGCCGCAGGCGCAGGGGAGAGCTCGGAGCTCGTCATGGGGGTCACGGGATCATCCTTCCGGTGGCGGCGCCCGCGATGGATCCGGGAAGTCCCTGGACGAACCCTGAGATCGCCGTCGGCTACCCTGGTCAGCGCGGATGAGTCAGTCAGGCGGCCGCGTCGGGACTCCGCAGGGAGGCCCGCCGAGGAACGTCCGGGCTCCGTAGGGCAGGGTGGTGGGTAACACCCACCCGGGGTGACCCGCGGGACAGTGCCACAGAGAACAGACCGCCGGCCCCTCCGGGGACCGGCAAGGGTGAAACGGCGGTGCAAGAGACCACCAGCGCACCGGGCGACCGGTGCGGCTCGGCAAACCCCACCCGGAGCAAGGCCAGACAGGGAGCGTTCGAGGGCTGCCCGCCCGAGCTCCCGGGTAGGCCGCTGGAGGCGTGCGGCAACGTACGTCGTAGATGGATGGCCGCCACCCGGTCGCGGGAGACCGTGACCGGGCACAGAACCCGGCGTATCGACTGACTCATCCGCAGCACCGCCGGTCGGCGCACGCCGCCGCGCGGTGGACGCTGTCGTTCGCCGGCCATTCGGCGCGCGAGGATGTGCGGGTGCACGAGCTTGCCGGCTGCCGGGTCGCGACGCCGAGCGGCGACGTCGGCGGCTACGTCACCGAGTACGCCGACGGCGTGCTGCGGATGCGCGCCGATGCCGCGCTGCCCGGCCTGCAACCCGGCGAGTCCATCGGGGTGACGGTGCTGGACCCGGTCCGGGGCGTGTGCTCGTACGCCGGCCTGGTGGCGGCCGTCGAGGCCCGTGACGACGGTGCCGCGGTCGACGTCGTCGTCGTGGAGGACCTCGCCCGTCACCAGCGCCGGGCGGCGGCTCGGGCCGCCTACCGGTGCAGCTGCGTGGCGACCCTCGAGGGCGGGGCGAGCCCGGCGAGCCTGCGGGTCACCGTGCTCGACGTCTCGGCGACGGGCGCGCGCTTCATGGCGCCCGAGGAGCTGCACGAGGGTGCGACGCTTCGGCTGGGGCTCCCTGTGGGCGAGGAGCTGGTCGACCTCCGGCTGCGCGTGGTGCGGCACGAGGTGTCCAGCACCGGGACGCGCTACGGCGCGACGCTCGTCGACCCCTCGGAGCGCACCCGCGACGCGCTGTACCGGCTCGTGCTGCGGCTGCAGCGGGAGCAGGCTCGGCACGCGGCCGAGCACTGGTAGGTCCCGGGCCTGGTGCGGCCGGGTCGGCTCAGTGCGCCCGGGCAGCCAGCCGGGCGGCGCCGACGATGCCCGCTGCGTTGCGCAGGGCGGCCGGCACGATCGGCGCCCGCAGCGTCAGGCGGGGGAGGAACTCCTGGTACTTCTTGCTCACGCCGCCGCCGACCACGAAGAGGTCGGGCCAGAAGAGCTTCTCGACCACCGAGAAGTACCTCTGCAGGCGTTCGGACCACTGCTCCCAGCTCAGGTCCTCGCGGTCGCGCGCCGCGTCGGACGCGCGGACCTCCGCGTCGAACCCGTCGATCTCCAGGTGACCGAGCTCCGTGTTCGGCACCAGCACGCCGTCGTTGATCAGCGCGGTGCCGATCCCCGTGCCGAGCGTGACGACGATGACGAGACCCGGCACGCCGCGTGCGGCGCCGTACTCGACCTCCGCGAAGCCTGCGGCGTCCGCGTCGTTGACGGCCAGCACGCGCCGACCGGTGGCGGCCCGGAGCGTCTTCTCGATGTCGGTGCCGATCCACGACGGGTCGACGTTGGCTGCGGACTGCGCGACGCCGTGCAGCACCACCGCCGGGAAGGTGACGCCGATCGGCACCGTCCGGCGCAGCTTGAAGGAGTCCACCACCTCGGCCACCGTGGCTGCGACCGCATCCGGGGTGGCGGGCTGCGGCGTCGGGATCCGCACCCGGTCCGCCGCGAACTCGCCCGTCCGCAGGTCGACCGGGGCGCCCTTGATGCCGGACCCGCCGATGTCGATGCCGAAGGCTGTGTGCATCTTGCTCTTGCCGAGGATCGAGGTGTCGCTCATGGCAGCGTCAGGATCTCCGCTCCGGTGTCGGTGACCAGCAGGGTGTGCTCGAACTGCGCGCTGCGCCGGCCGTCGGCCGTGACGACCGTCCAGTCGTCGTCCCACATCAGCCAGTCCGGGGTGCCGAGGTTGAGCATCGGCTCGATGGTGAACACCATGCCCGGCTCGATCACGGTGTCGTACGCCGGCGCCGCGTCGTAGTGCGGCACCACCAGACCCGTGTGGAAGGCCGGCCCGACACCGTGGCCGGTGTAGTCGCGCACCACGCCGTACCCGAACCGGGCTGCGTACCGCTCGATCACCCGGCCGATCACGTTGAGCTCGCGCCCGGGTGCGACGGCCTTGATGCCACGGGCGAGCGCCTCACGCGTCCGCTCGACGAGCAGCCGTGACTCCTCGTCCACGTCCCCGGCCAGGAACGTCGCGTTGGTGTCGCCGTGCACGCCGCCGATGTAGGCCGTGATGTCGATGTTGACGATGTCGCCGTCCTCGACGACCGTCGAGTCCGGGATGCCGTGGCAGATCACCTCGTTGAGCGACGTGCACAGCGACTTGGGGAACCCGCGGTAGCCGAGCGTCGACGGGTACGCCCCGTGGTCGAGGAGGAACTCGTGCCCGACGGCGTCGAGCTCGTCCGTCGTCACGCCGGGCACCACGTGGCGACCGACCTCCGCCAGCGCCTGCGCCGCGATGCGCGAGGCGGTGCGGACGCGGTCGACCGTCTCCGGCTCCAGCACGTTGCTGCCCGTCCAGGGTCGAGGTCCCGGCCGACCGACGTACTCCGGCCGCTCGATGGACGCGGGGACGGTCCGGCGCGGGCCCAGCCGCCCCGGGGTCAGGGGGGCTCGTGACGCGTGCACCGGCGGCATACCTGGCAGTCTACGAAAGACGACCCCACCGCCGATCCCTCGGAGGGAGCCCGCCATGGCCACCGAGTTCTACTTCAACACCCAGACGCACGAGGTGGAGGAGGGACGGCACAGCGACTGGAGCGTGCTGATGGGCCCGTACCCGACACGCGAGGCAGCGGCCCGGGCCCTGCAGACCGCGCACGAGCGCACCGAGGCGTGGGACCGGCAGGACGAGGCCGATCGCAGCTGACGGGTCCGATCGCGGCTGACGGCCCCGACGCTCAGGCGCCGAACTCGTGCTCCGCGTCCGGGAAGGCGCCCGCCCGGACGTCGTCGGCGAACGCGCGAGCAGCAGCACCCAGGGCGGCACCGAGCTCGCCGTAGCGCTTGGCGAACCGCGGCGTCCATTCGGTCATGCCCGCCATGTCGACCCACACCAGCACCTGGCCGTCGCAGCCGGCGCCGGCGCCGATGCCGATGGTGGGCACGCGCAGCATCGAGGTGACCGACGCGGCCACCGGGGCGGGCACCATCTCGAGCACCACGGCGACGGCGCCCGCGTCCACCACCGCGACGGCGTCGTCGCGGAGCCGGTCGGCACCGTCGTCACCGCGGCCCTGCACCCGCGGCCCGCCGAGCAGGTTCTCGGACTGCGGCGTGTACCCCAGGTGCGCCACGACCGGGATGCCGGCGTCCGTCAGCGCCCGGATCTGGGGTGCGACGCGGCGGCCGCCCTCGAGCTTCACCGCGGCGGCACCGGTCTCCTTGAGGACGCGGACGCCGGCGGCGAGGGCTTGGGCGGGGCCTGCCTCGTAGGTGCCGAACGGCAGGTCGACGACGACGAAGGCGCGGCGGACCGCGCCGGCGACGGCTCGGCCCGCGACCACCATCTCGTCGAGCGTGACCGGCAACGTGCTGGCGTACCCGTGCATGGTGTTGCCGATCGAGTCGCCGACCAGCAGCAGGTCGACGCCCGCCTCGTCGAAGATGCGCGCCGTGACGGCGTCGTAGGCGGTGAGCATCACCAGCCGCTCGCCGCGGTCCTTGGCGGCCTGGAGGTGCTGGACCCGCACGCGCG from Cellulomonas sp. NTE-D12 encodes:
- a CDS encoding ABC transporter ATP-binding protein; the protein is MTSSELSPAPAAAPATDAIASARALTKVYGSGSTEVHALRGIDVDLGRGELTAIMGPSGSGKSTLMHCLAGLDRPTSGTVVVDGQDVSAMSERRLTKLRRDRVGFIFQAFNLVPTLTAAENITLPLDIARRPVDRGLFDEVVDAVGLRDRLTHKPAELSGGQQQRVACARALVSRPAVVFADEPTGNLDSHASAEVLGFLRRSVDTLGQSVVMVTHDPRAASYAHRVLFLADGLFVAELTDPTAASVLDTLAGLEGLAARSRS
- a CDS encoding PilZ domain-containing protein — encoded protein: MHELAGCRVATPSGDVGGYVTEYADGVLRMRADAALPGLQPGESIGVTVLDPVRGVCSYAGLVAAVEARDDGAAVDVVVVEDLARHQRRAAARAAYRCSCVATLEGGASPASLRVTVLDVSATGARFMAPEELHEGATLRLGLPVGEELVDLRLRVVRHEVSSTGTRYGATLVDPSERTRDALYRLVLRLQREQARHAAEHW
- the ppgK gene encoding polyphosphate--glucose phosphotransferase — protein: MSDTSILGKSKMHTAFGIDIGGSGIKGAPVDLRTGEFAADRVRIPTPQPATPDAVAATVAEVVDSFKLRRTVPIGVTFPAVVLHGVAQSAANVDPSWIGTDIEKTLRAATGRRVLAVNDADAAGFAEVEYGAARGVPGLVIVVTLGTGIGTALINDGVLVPNTELGHLEIDGFDAEVRASDAARDREDLSWEQWSERLQRYFSVVEKLFWPDLFVVGGGVSKKYQEFLPRLTLRAPIVPAALRNAAGIVGAARLAARAH
- the map gene encoding type I methionyl aminopeptidase; its protein translation is MPPVHASRAPLTPGRLGPRRTVPASIERPEYVGRPGPRPWTGSNVLEPETVDRVRTASRIAAQALAEVGRHVVPGVTTDELDAVGHEFLLDHGAYPSTLGYRGFPKSLCTSLNEVICHGIPDSTVVEDGDIVNIDITAYIGGVHGDTNATFLAGDVDEESRLLVERTREALARGIKAVAPGRELNVIGRVIERYAARFGYGVVRDYTGHGVGPAFHTGLVVPHYDAAPAYDTVIEPGMVFTIEPMLNLGTPDWLMWDDDWTVVTADGRRSAQFEHTLLVTDTGAEILTLP
- a CDS encoding SPOR domain-containing protein encodes the protein MATEFYFNTQTHEVEEGRHSDWSVLMGPYPTREAAARALQTAHERTEAWDRQDEADRS
- the panB gene encoding 3-methyl-2-oxobutanoate hydroxymethyltransferase; protein product: MNAPPRVRVQHLQAAKDRGERLVMLTAYDAVTARIFDEAGVDLLLVGDSIGNTMHGYASTLPVTLDEMVVAGRAVAGAVRRAFVVVDLPFGTYEAGPAQALAAGVRVLKETGAAAVKLEGGRRVAPQIRALTDAGIPVVAHLGYTPQSENLLGGPRVQGRGDDGADRLRDDAVAVVDAGAVAVVLEMVPAPVAASVTSMLRVPTIGIGAGAGCDGQVLVWVDMAGMTEWTPRFAKRYGELGAALGAAARAFADDVRAGAFPDAEHEFGA